One Peribacillus simplex NBRC 15720 = DSM 1321 genomic region harbors:
- the topA gene encoding type I DNA topoisomerase has product MSEYLVIVESPAKAKTIERYLGKKYKVKASMGHVRDLPKSQMGVDVEHEYEPKYITIRGKGPVLKELKTAAKKAKKIYLAADPDREGEAIAWHLAHSLDVDVNSDCRVVFNEITKEAIKESFKSPRPINMKLVDAQQARRVLDRLVGYNISPLLWKKVKKGLSAGRVQSVAVRMIIDREKEIKDFIPEEYWTIKADFVKGKEQFEGSFFSLGGEKKELNTEEDVKKVLASLNGGEFTIGTVAKKERRRNPAAPFTTSSLQQEAARKLNFRAKKTMMLAQQLYEGIELGKEGTVGLITYMRTDSTRISDVAKEEVHTFIQNNYGKDYVQVEQRKEKKQTNAQDAHEAVRPTSTLREPGVVKEFLSRDQFRLYKLIWERFVSSQMSSAVMDTMSIDLHNEDVIFRANGSKIKFPGFMKVYVEGSDDSVEEKENALPDVKKGDQFFSKDIEPKQHFTQPPPRYTEARLVKTLEELGIGRPSTYAPTLDTIQKRGYVTLDNKRFIPTELGEIVLELIREFFPDILDAEFTAKMEQEFDSVEEGSIEWIKVIDEFYKEFAVHLAKAEVEMEKIEIKDEPAGEDCVECGHGMVFKMGRYGKFMACSNFPDCRNTKPIVKEIGVKCPKCKEGNIIERKSKKRRIFYGCDTYPGCDFISWDKPLPRSCPKCEGTLVEKKLKKGVQVQCMDCDFKEMPQA; this is encoded by the coding sequence ATGTCAGAATACTTAGTGATTGTGGAATCGCCCGCAAAGGCGAAAACAATAGAACGTTACTTGGGAAAAAAATATAAAGTAAAGGCTTCCATGGGGCATGTACGCGATTTGCCTAAAAGTCAAATGGGTGTCGATGTTGAACATGAATATGAACCTAAATATATAACTATCCGCGGCAAAGGCCCGGTTTTAAAAGAATTGAAAACCGCTGCAAAAAAAGCGAAAAAAATCTATCTCGCGGCTGACCCCGACAGGGAAGGGGAAGCCATTGCCTGGCATTTGGCTCACAGTCTTGATGTTGACGTTAACTCAGATTGCCGCGTGGTATTCAACGAGATCACGAAAGAGGCCATCAAAGAATCATTTAAATCGCCGAGGCCAATAAATATGAAATTGGTTGATGCCCAGCAGGCAAGAAGGGTCTTGGATCGTTTGGTCGGATACAATATAAGCCCGCTTTTGTGGAAAAAGGTGAAAAAAGGCTTAAGCGCGGGACGGGTCCAATCGGTTGCTGTGCGGATGATCATTGACCGGGAGAAGGAGATCAAAGATTTTATCCCGGAAGAGTATTGGACAATCAAGGCTGATTTTGTAAAAGGAAAAGAACAGTTTGAAGGTTCCTTCTTCAGCCTTGGCGGCGAGAAGAAGGAATTAAATACCGAAGAGGACGTCAAAAAAGTGCTCGCTTCTTTAAATGGCGGCGAATTTACGATAGGAACTGTGGCTAAAAAGGAAAGAAGGCGCAATCCAGCTGCACCTTTTACAACTTCTTCCCTGCAACAAGAAGCGGCACGTAAATTGAATTTCCGTGCAAAGAAAACCATGATGCTTGCTCAGCAGCTTTATGAAGGAATCGAGCTTGGCAAGGAAGGTACAGTCGGGTTAATCACTTATATGAGAACCGATTCGACACGGATTTCCGATGTTGCGAAAGAGGAAGTTCATACCTTCATTCAAAATAATTATGGTAAAGATTATGTTCAGGTTGAACAACGCAAGGAGAAAAAACAAACCAATGCCCAGGATGCCCATGAAGCAGTCAGGCCAACCAGCACATTACGTGAACCGGGTGTAGTCAAGGAGTTCTTATCCAGAGATCAATTCCGTCTTTATAAATTGATTTGGGAACGATTCGTTTCTAGTCAAATGTCTTCGGCGGTCATGGATACGATGAGCATCGACCTGCATAACGAGGATGTCATCTTCAGGGCAAATGGTTCAAAAATTAAGTTTCCAGGTTTCATGAAGGTATATGTTGAAGGGTCCGATGACTCGGTGGAAGAAAAGGAAAATGCACTTCCGGATGTGAAAAAAGGAGATCAATTCTTTTCAAAAGATATCGAGCCGAAGCAGCATTTTACACAGCCTCCGCCCCGATATACTGAAGCCCGTCTTGTCAAAACCCTAGAGGAACTGGGAATAGGCCGTCCTTCTACATATGCTCCTACCTTGGATACGATTCAAAAACGGGGCTATGTTACCTTGGATAATAAACGGTTCATCCCGACAGAGCTTGGTGAAATCGTTCTTGAATTGATACGCGAATTCTTCCCGGATATTCTTGATGCAGAGTTCACTGCCAAGATGGAACAGGAATTCGACAGCGTCGAGGAAGGCAGTATCGAATGGATAAAGGTCATAGATGAATTTTATAAAGAATTTGCAGTTCATTTGGCTAAAGCCGAAGTCGAGATGGAGAAAATTGAAATCAAAGATGAACCTGCAGGTGAAGATTGCGTGGAATGCGGACATGGGATGGTCTTTAAGATGGGACGTTATGGAAAGTTCATGGCATGCAGTAATTTCCCGGATTGCCGTAACACAAAACCAATTGTTAAAGAAATCGGTGTCAAATGTCCAAAATGTAAAGAAGGAAACATCATTGAAAGGAAAAGTAAAAAACGCCGCATATTTTACGGGTGTGATACCTACCCTGGATGTGACTTCATATCTTGGGATAAACCGCTGCCGCGTAGTTGTCCAAAATGTGAAGGTACACTTGTTGAGAAAAAACTCAAAAAAGGCGTCCAGGTCCAGTGCATGGATTGTGATTTCAAAGAAATGCCCCAAGCATAG
- the dprA gene encoding DNA-processing protein DprA encodes MNTKERLIHLHHCRGAGWKTIQTIMSKDPSLSSLFTTNYVEWAKILPIPSNKLSLFYKDLHSLNTIDKLKKYEDTQIHCLTIFDDEYPFLMKQIFDPPWVLYLRGDKKLLTRKNTLGVVGTRKPTSYGLEALKTILLPLVKKKFVIISGVAAGIDAESHKIALKEGGDTIGVLGGGLLQIYPKSNVTLAEEIINKGLLISETPPEMRAEPWMFPLRNRIISGLSQGVFVVEAKERSGSLITAQAALEHGREVFALPGNVTSPESQGTNQLIQDGAKLVLSSRQIEEEF; translated from the coding sequence TTGAATACAAAAGAAAGATTAATCCATCTCCATCATTGCCGCGGAGCAGGATGGAAAACAATCCAAACAATCATGTCCAAAGACCCGTCATTATCTTCCCTATTCACGACGAATTACGTTGAATGGGCAAAAATACTCCCTATCCCTTCAAATAAGCTTTCCCTCTTTTACAAAGATTTACATTCACTCAATACCATCGATAAACTTAAAAAATACGAAGATACCCAAATCCATTGTTTGACGATATTCGATGATGAATATCCTTTTTTGATGAAGCAAATATTCGATCCTCCGTGGGTTCTTTATTTAAGAGGTGATAAGAAGCTTTTAACAAGGAAGAATACGCTAGGTGTTGTTGGAACACGTAAGCCAACCTCGTATGGTCTGGAGGCTTTAAAAACGATTCTATTACCGCTTGTAAAGAAAAAGTTCGTAATCATAAGCGGAGTGGCGGCTGGAATCGATGCAGAATCACATAAGATCGCATTAAAGGAAGGCGGAGATACGATTGGGGTTTTAGGTGGGGGGCTTCTGCAAATATATCCGAAATCCAATGTTACCCTTGCTGAGGAAATCATCAATAAAGGCCTGCTTATATCTGAGACGCCACCGGAAATGAGGGCGGAACCTTGGATGTTTCCGCTTAGGAATCGAATCATCAGTGGATTATCACAGGGAGTATTCGTGGTCGAGGCAAAAGAAAGAAGCGGTTCCCTTATTACGGCACAAGCTGCTTTGGAACACGGCAGGGAGGTATTTGCGCTTCCTGGTAATGTTACGAGCCCTGAATCACAGGGGACCAATCAATTGATTCAGGATGGTGCCAAACTTGTTTTAAGTTCCAGACAGATCGAAGAAGAGTTTTGA
- the sucD gene encoding succinate--CoA ligase subunit alpha, producing MSVYINKDTKVIVQGITGATALFHTKQMLEYGTKIVGGVTPGKGGTEAEGVPVFNTVSEAVTETGATASVIYVPAPFAADAILEAVDAELDLVICITEHIPVLDMVKVKRYMEGKKTRLIGPNCPGVITPEECKIGIMPGYIHKKGHVGVVSRSGTLTYEAVHQLSQAGIGQSSAVGIGGDPVNGTDFIDVLKAFNDDPETHAVIMIGEIGGTAEEEAAIWVKENMTKPVVGFIGGRTAPAGKRMGHAGAIISGGKGTADEKIRVMNECGIKVAETPSVMGETLISVLKEKEIYEPCKTH from the coding sequence ATGAGCGTTTATATTAATAAAGATACGAAAGTGATCGTTCAGGGAATCACTGGTGCAACAGCATTATTTCATACAAAACAAATGTTGGAATACGGCACGAAAATCGTTGGAGGAGTCACTCCGGGTAAAGGTGGAACAGAAGCGGAAGGGGTACCTGTATTCAATACAGTTTCCGAAGCTGTCACTGAAACCGGAGCGACTGCATCTGTTATCTATGTACCGGCTCCATTTGCTGCCGATGCAATTCTAGAAGCGGTTGACGCAGAACTTGATCTTGTCATTTGTATCACGGAACATATTCCTGTCCTGGATATGGTCAAGGTGAAGCGGTACATGGAAGGCAAAAAAACTCGCTTGATCGGACCGAACTGCCCAGGTGTCATTACTCCTGAAGAGTGTAAGATTGGTATCATGCCAGGGTATATCCACAAAAAAGGCCATGTAGGTGTAGTTTCCCGTTCTGGAACTTTAACGTATGAGGCCGTTCACCAATTATCACAAGCTGGAATTGGGCAATCTTCGGCTGTCGGTATCGGTGGGGATCCCGTAAACGGAACGGATTTCATTGATGTTTTGAAAGCGTTCAATGACGATCCGGAAACACATGCGGTGATCATGATCGGGGAAATCGGCGGAACGGCAGAAGAAGAAGCAGCAATCTGGGTGAAGGAAAATATGACTAAGCCAGTTGTTGGTTTCATTGGTGGCCGTACAGCACCTGCCGGTAAACGCATGGGACATGCTGGTGCCATTATCTCAGGAGGAAAAGGGACTGCTGACGAGAAAATCCGCGTTATGAACGAATGTGGAATTAAAGTTGCCGAAACTCCGTCCGTAATGGGTGAAACGTTGATATCCGTCTTGAAAGAAAAAGAAATTTACGAACCTTGTAAAACACATTGA
- the sucC gene encoding ADP-forming succinate--CoA ligase subunit beta: MNIHEYQGKEILRQYGVSVPNGRVAFTVDEAVEAAKELGTEVVVVKAQIHAGGRGKAGGVKVAKNLDEARTYAEEILGKTLVTHQTGPAGKEVKRLLIEEGCDITKEYYIGLVLDRATNSVVLMASEEGGTEIEEVAEKTPEKIFKEVIDPVVGLTGFQARRIAFNINIPASLINKASKLMVNLYTAFVEKDCSIAEINPLVVTGDGNVMALDAKLNFDDNAIYRHKDIAEYRDLDEEDAKEIEASKHGLSYISLDGNIGCMVNGAGLAMATMDIIKHYMGDPANFLDVGGGATEEKVKEAFKIILSDQNVKGIFVNIFGGIMKCDIIATGVVAAAKELGLDVPLVVRLEGTNVDLGKKILKESGLNITAAESMADGAQKIVSLVG, translated from the coding sequence ATGAATATCCATGAGTATCAGGGGAAAGAGATATTGCGACAATACGGGGTATCCGTTCCAAATGGCCGGGTTGCCTTTACTGTTGATGAAGCAGTGGAAGCAGCGAAGGAGTTAGGTACGGAAGTTGTTGTCGTCAAAGCTCAAATTCATGCGGGCGGCCGCGGGAAAGCCGGCGGAGTCAAGGTAGCGAAGAATCTTGATGAAGCACGTACATATGCAGAAGAGATTCTTGGTAAGACGCTGGTGACCCATCAAACAGGACCTGCAGGCAAGGAAGTTAAGCGTTTACTTATTGAAGAAGGCTGCGACATTACGAAGGAATATTATATCGGGCTGGTCCTTGACCGTGCTACGAACAGTGTAGTATTGATGGCTTCTGAAGAAGGCGGAACGGAAATTGAGGAAGTGGCTGAAAAGACACCAGAGAAAATTTTCAAAGAAGTAATCGATCCGGTTGTCGGCCTGACTGGCTTCCAGGCACGTAGGATTGCATTCAATATCAATATTCCGGCTTCACTTATAAACAAAGCTTCCAAACTGATGGTTAACTTATATACTGCTTTCGTTGAAAAAGATTGCTCAATCGCAGAAATCAACCCATTAGTGGTTACGGGCGATGGCAATGTAATGGCACTTGATGCTAAATTGAATTTCGATGATAATGCGATTTACCGCCATAAAGACATCGCGGAGTACCGTGATCTGGATGAAGAGGATGCGAAAGAGATTGAAGCATCAAAACATGGCCTTAGTTACATATCGCTTGACGGAAATATCGGATGCATGGTTAATGGTGCCGGACTTGCTATGGCAACGATGGACATCATTAAACATTATATGGGAGATCCGGCTAACTTCCTTGACGTTGGTGGCGGTGCTACTGAGGAAAAAGTAAAAGAGGCTTTCAAAATCATCCTATCCGATCAAAATGTTAAAGGCATCTTCGTTAATATCTTCGGAGGAATCATGAAATGTGACATCATCGCGACAGGCGTAGTGGCTGCTGCTAAAGAGCTTGGCCTGGATGTCCCTCTTGTTGTTCGTCTTGAAGGAACGAATGTGGACCTTGGCAAAAAGATTCTAAAAGAGTCAGGTTTAAATATTACGGCTGCTGAATCAATGGCAGATGGGGCACAAAAAATAGTATCACTTGTAGGATAA
- a CDS encoding EscU/YscU/HrcU family type III secretion system export apparatus switch protein, translated as MINDKRKEAIALKYDQKTSKAPVLLAKWKGKTAENILEKAMKLDIPVQRDESLAALLGQLDINQTIPEELYGAVAEVFAFIYKVDKDMNR; from the coding sequence ATGATAAATGATAAACGAAAAGAAGCCATTGCCTTAAAGTATGATCAAAAGACATCAAAAGCGCCCGTCTTATTGGCGAAGTGGAAAGGTAAAACGGCTGAAAATATTCTGGAAAAGGCCATGAAACTGGATATACCGGTTCAAAGGGACGAATCGCTTGCTGCACTTTTAGGTCAATTGGATATAAATCAAACGATTCCGGAAGAATTGTATGGAGCTGTTGCAGAGGTATTTGCATTCATTTATAAAGTTGACAAGGACATGAATCGGTAG